In Dermacentor andersoni chromosome 4, qqDerAnde1_hic_scaffold, whole genome shotgun sequence, the following proteins share a genomic window:
- the LOC129386090 gene encoding uncharacterized protein, with protein sequence MIHGVANVSVREKLLAHGETLSLDKAEEIGRSLEALHRANRAFGSENVRRIEASQLGVPLTGQDGRLLPRSRQEGRLLPGSRRDHGLLPRGRRDHGLLPRGRRDHGLLPRGRRDDGHFAHGSSGNRGACDRCGSTKHIATYRNCPARNRRCNACHTLGHFALVCRKTRAVQHISSAETLSSTSAGQPSASVLTVSAFETKKDLEVPVVVNGVSMRLPVDTGAAVSLMTAEDFGKHFGRQHRLSKIAVDLKNFSKQRIDIQGLFQATVQFFQRSCSVTFHVTTTGTSLLGLDAIQRLGIQIDGTSLTCLPSLPSVQSPTGVPPGFDHLSSDELGLVNNFVHRIHRQQDAKPVSSRLRRLPLALRDQVIHELRRLEDCDVIESVEATEWVSPLVVVRKKDGTMRLCADLREQDSLVSQVQERVLQKQPQTKQYVDKRRGAQATRVKVGDTVRIIFNRKRFFKYSKPRKVKAQIGPSTFLLSDGQTWHVSKLTVVMKDPADSTLCTSDRNFLYSYSNSDSHSDDLSVVTASSHSHKLQLSCSSGCITSESAQSAVV encoded by the coding sequence atgatacatggcgtagcgaacgtcagcgttcgcgaaaagttgctggctcatggcgaaaccctgtccctggacaaggcagaagaaattggacgctcgttagaagccttgcatcgagcgaaccgcgcgttcggctccgaaaatgttcgaagaattgaAGCATCCCAGCTTGGCGTTCCGTTGACGggtcaagatggccgacttcttccgagaagccgccaagagggccgacttcttccgggaagccgccgagaccacggccttcttccgagaggccgccgagaccacggccttcttccgagaggccgccgagaccacggccttcttccgagaggccgccgagacgacggacatttcgcacatggctcctccgggaaccgtggtgcatgcgatcggtgtggcagcacgaagcatattgcaacgtacaggaattgtccagcaagaaaccgacggtgcaacgcctgccacacgttgggccattttgcattagtatgccgaaaaacccgtgcTGTTCAACAcatctcttccgcagagacgctgtcttcaacttccgcagggcagccgtccgcgtctgtcttgacggtaagcgcttttgaaactaaaaaagatttggaagttccagtcgtagtgaacggcgtctccatgcgactgccggtggatacagGAGCGgctgtctcattgatgacggccgaggattttggaaagcactttggtcgacagcacagactgtcaaaaatagcagtggacttgaaaaatttctccaagcaacgcatcgacattcaaggcctgtttcaagccactgtccagtttttccaaaggtcatgctccgtcacgttccacgtaacgactacaggaacatcgctgctgggtttagacgccatccaacgcttgggcatacagatcgacggcacgtcgctgacatgtctaccatcgcttccttcagtacagagccccacaggtgtgcctccgggttttgatcacctttccagtgacgagttgggcctcgtcaacaactttgtgcaccgaattcatcggcagcaagatgcgaaaccagtatcttcaaggttgcgccgactacccctggctctccgtgaccaggtcatacatgaattgcgacgtctcgaggactgcgacgtcatcgagagcgtcgaggctactgagtgggtgtctccactcgtggtggtgcgcaagaaggatggaaccatgcggctctgtgcagatctacgggaacaggacagtcttgtgtctcaagttcaagaaagggtcttgcagaaacagccGCAGAcgaaacagtacgtagacaaacgtagaggtgctcaggcaactcgtgtcaaggtgggagacactGTCAGAATAATATTTAACAGGAAaagattttttaagtacagtaaacctcgtaaagtcaaggcccagataggaccatctacttttctactcagtgatgggcaaacgtggcatgtgtctaagttaaccgtagtgatgaaggatccagcagatagtacattgtgtacaagtgatagaaactttttgtactcatattcaaactcggatagtcattccgatgacttgtctgtagtgacagcgtcttctcatagCCATAAGCTTCAGTTAAGTTGTTCGTCtggctgtatcacttccgagtctgcacagtcagcagtcgtctga